A stretch of DNA from Dehalobacterium formicoaceticum:
GAACCAAGCCGCTGCTATTTTGAAATAAGTTACTATGATTTTTATTAGCAAATCATAAATTGGTTTATATCTTTAGTTCTTTTAGCAATTTGGATATAATCTACGTGTAGATATAAATCTATTTGCGCTCATTTAAGAAGCGTTATAATTGGTTTAACAAGGAGAATAAAATGCCAGTTTATTCAGAACCATTACCAAAAGATTATCTTTGCAAAAAATTAGCGGAAAATAACTCCGCAAAAATATGCATCATAGGTTGCGGTGTTTGTGCTAACATCTCTTGCAGCCTGTATCAAGGAGTAAATCAGCCGGTAATGAGTATATTTTTTAAACCGCTAGCAATGAATAAAGAAATGGATCATTTAAGCAACATCCTTCAAAACGAATATCATGTAACTGATAGTACAGTAATTATGGGTTTATGTAAATATACTAAGAAAAAAGAGAAATCAATTCAGGAAGTTTCTAATGGTGCTGATACCGTCATCGTTATGAGTTGTCCAGCAGGATTAAAAACAGTTGAAGCGGTATTACCTGACAAAAAAATTATTCATGGTATGAAACTTAAAGGTTTTAAATCTGTTGAATTTAAATTAAAAAATTCTAAATGGTACCTAACTGATAAAAGCAAAAAATAACTGGCTAATGGGGCTAATGGATTGTCCCGTCCGTAGAAATAAGCTATTTTACATGAGCATTACTATCTTTAAACAAGTTACTATGTAATTTATTAGCATATCATAAATTTGCTTATATCTTGCAATTTTTAAGCATCCTTTCTATAATAATAATAAGCTCACATGGGGAAAACTAAAAATAAAACAATGGAGGTAATTGATGATGAGCATGAATGACAATGTAGTAAATCTTTTGAAGGAACAAATGTGGTATTTGGCAACTTATTCTGATGAACCAAATGCAGTTCCTGTTGCATTCAAAGATGTGACCGAAGACGGAAAGTTAATCGTCGGAGATGTATTCCTGGAAACCACATTAAATAACATCAAGGCTAACGGAAAAATCGCTGTATCTGCCTGCAATCCAACGACCATGGAAGGTTATCAGATTAAAGGGACTGCTGAATATATTACCGAGGGTGCTATTGTTGATTCCTACAAAAAGCTTGTATCGGATATGTTTAACGGTGCTGCTACGGCTAAAGGAGCACTGATTATTACTCCAAAAAAGGTTATTGTAACTACTCCTAATGCTGACAACAAAAAAGAACTTTAATTGTAAGGCCTCACAACTGAAACATATCGGTAGTGAGGCCTATATCTTCCTATATCTTTAAAAAATGGTACTTGCACTAATTTCCCCGTGCAAATACCATTCCACAATGCAAATGCGCTATTCGAAAAGCTCTATGAAAATGCTCAATTATATTTATGATGCCATTATGAGCGCAGCCCGTTAATGTCATCTTGGTTTTTATTATACTTCGTTTATGATATATGTCAATAATTATTTTCGGTTTTATGAAAAAAAACCGCCAACCAAGGAAATTCCTTAAGTGACGGTTAACGCTTTGTTTTATTCAATCATAAATTTCTTTTGCCATATAAAATGCTGCCCATGCTTTTGGCCAGCCGGCATAAAAAGCAAGATGTGTCAAAATCTCAATCATTTCTTCTTTAGTAACACCATTATCTTTAGCCCTTTGAATATGCCCTTTCAAAGAACTATCCAAAATTCCACTTGCCATTAATGCAGAAACAGTAATGAGGCTGCGGTCTCTCGGCGAAAGCTGTTCTTCTCTGGACCATACCTGACCAAATAGAACATCATCGTTTAACTCAGCAAATTTAGGAGCAAAATCACCTAATATATCTCTCCCTGCTGTAACTTTTTTCATGCTATAATCCCCCTATTCCGAGAATTTCACCTGGCAACTTACGTCAATGTGAACAGTTTCTTTTCAGCCCAACCTTGTCCTCCCTCTATTTCAATTTGCTATAATCCTCGTATGATACCGCTTCTAACCATTCATTCGATGCACCTTCCGCGGGAACCTCAACGGCAAGATGGGCAAACCAGCTATCGGGAGCTGCACCATGCCAGTGTTTCACTTCCGGCGGAATGTTTACCACATCACCGGGATGCAGCTCCTGTGCTGTTTTACCCCATTCCTGATAATATCCACGGCCTGCGGTGGCCAGAAGAATCTGTCCGCCTTTATGATGGATATGCCAGTTGTTACGGCACCCCGGTTCAAAGGTCACATTGCCAATTACCACCTCTCGCATTACAACAAACCAGTCAACTATTTTTTGGTTCAAAGGTCACATTGCCAATTACCACCCCGGTGGTGGTCAGCATATTCAAATAACTCTGCCCGACAAAATACTTTGCATATGCTTCATTTTTATCGCCAATGGGAAAAATGGTCTTAATATCCTGTGTATTCATTGGATAATCACTCCTTCAATTTACTTCTTCACTCTAATTCATCATTCTATTTCTTCATTGTATAGCGTAGCCACACACTGCCCCCATCCTTGACTTCAGCACTTTCTAATGTAAACCCGATAGGATGATCAGCAGCTAAACCACCCCGTGTTTCAAACAATGCAGGAGTTTCCGAGGAACCGTCAGCAACCGGGGCAATTACAAGACTCAGCTCATCGCACATACCGGCCTGCATAAATGACCAGTTGAGGACACCGCCGCCGCCTAGCATCAAGGTTTCAATGCCGAATAGTGTCTTAACTTTCTCCATAGCAACTGTATAGTCCAAAGACTCCTCACCGGCAATAATGTAGGAAATGCCTAACTTTCTGAGAAAAGCTTTGTAAGCGTTGCTTGCTTTTCCTGTAAGTACCTCCAATACATCTGCGGTGGTATCAATATAGGTTAGTATATTACTTTCCCAACCAAGCTTACCGTAAGGGTCTACCGAAACATAGTACTTGTCGGTATGGCGTTCTGCAATAAAATCCCCTTCCGGGACAGTTGGGGCATTTTCATCTAACTCAGGCTTACGATAATTTGTGAAGTTATCATCAGTAGTCACCCGACCGGATAGCCAACCTTGATGTTTGTAATAAGGATTTTTGCCAAAGGCAATATTATAAAATACACCGCTAGCTTTATTTCCCTCTGTGGTTCCCATATAAGAACCCATAATCTTTCCATCAACCGAAGTCATCATATGGCAAAATATATACGGTCTGTTCATTTTCATTTTAATTTTCCTCTCAATAATTTCTATTTTATGCTGTCGTAAAGAAGGTTTCAAGCTTATCAAATGGAATTAAATCTGTCTTATCATATAAATCCACATGATTGGCATTTGGAACAATATAAAGTTCCTTCGGCTCTAACGCTTCCTTAAGTGCATCTTCACTGAAAAAACGCGAATGGGCATTTTCCCCTACTATAAATAAGATTGGACGGGGAGAAATTGTCTTAATATAGGTCAAAAGGGGGAAGTTCATAAAAGACATACTACTTGTTGCAGTAAACTGTGTAATAGAATTGGGATGATAACCACGTGGTGTGGAATAAAACTCTCCAAATTCTATGCCAATTGGATCTGTTGCAGCATCAAAACCAATTGGCGCCCCTCTCTGGGAAAGCACCGGGAAATCTGCTTCAAAGTCTATATATCTTTGCTCATTTAAATCATCCAGTCTTGCATTTCTTTCCTCATCTGTCATCCCATCTGAATTAACACGTGACATATCATACATACTGATTGTAGCAACCGCTTTAATACGTCTGTCTACCTGGGCTGCACTCAGGGCAAATCCGCCACTGCCGCATATACCGATCGCTCCTATTTTACTTCTGTCCACAAAAACCTGAGTACCAATATAGTCCACCGCCGCACTAAAATCTTCCACGAAAAAATCCGGTGATGAGACATGTCTTGGATGTCCGCCGCTGTATCCATTAAATGACGGATCAAAGCTAAGAGCAGCAAATCCACGCTCTGCCATGTTCTGTGCGTAGATGCCAGGGCCTTGTTCCTTTACTCCGCCATATGGGGCACCAATGATAACTGCCGGGTATTTTTTATGCTCATCAAAATCTTTTTCGATATACAAATCAGCAGATATCGTAATTCCATATCGGTTCCTATAAGAAACGGATTTCCTTATGACCTTGTCGCTTAATTCGAAAATGTAATTACCTGTTTGTGGCATAATTTATTTTCTCCTTTACTATCCCATTGATTTTTCTAGTTCAATCAATTATCGAACTATAAGTTTAACTAAAGTATACAACTTAAACCTGACTTTAAGTCAATAGGTTTTTAATTTTTTTTCATCTTTGGTCCAAATTTAGTTTGTTTATCATTTATCTAAATATTCTTGGTATTGACAGAACCATAATCTAAAATATATAATGTGTTTAACTTAATTAACATTATACGACTTAAAGCTAACTTTAAGTCAATGGTATCATAATAAAAATAATTAGAGGAGATGAACATGCTATATACAGTCGGGGAAATGGCAAAAAAATTAAATGTTGCACCTTCCACATTGCGATATTATGATAAAGAAGGTTTGCTACCTTTTGTAGAACGTTCCGGTGGCGGCATTCGAATGTTTAAAGATGAGGATTTTGAATGGTTATCTACGATCGAATGCCTAAAAAAAGCGGGAATGTCAATCAAGGATATTAAATTCTTTATAGATTGGTGTATTGAGGGGGATTCCACTATCGAGCAGCGACTAACGTTGATTGATAAGCAGCATGAATCTGTCCTTAATCAAATTAAGCAAATGCAGGAAACTCTCAATATGTTGGAATACAAGCACTGGTATTATGAAACCGCTAGGAAAGCCGGCACTTGTGCGGTACATGCAGCAATGGAAGAAAAGGATATTCCTAAAGAGTTTCGGAGCGCCAGAGAAAAATCAAAAGGATTGACAAATACTAAAAAATAAATATTCCGAA
This window harbors:
- a CDS encoding pyridoxamine 5'-phosphate oxidase family protein gives rise to the protein MMSMNDNVVNLLKEQMWYLATYSDEPNAVPVAFKDVTEDGKLIVGDVFLETTLNNIKANGKIAVSACNPTTMEGYQIKGTAEYITEGAIVDSYKKLVSDMFNGAATAKGALIITPKKVIVTTPNADNKKEL
- a CDS encoding carboxymuconolactone decarboxylase family protein; amino-acid sequence: MKKVTAGRDILGDFAPKFAELNDDVLFGQVWSREEQLSPRDRSLITVSALMASGILDSSLKGHIQRAKDNGVTKEEMIEILTHLAFYAGWPKAWAAFYMAKEIYD
- a CDS encoding dihydrofolate reductase family protein, translating into MKMNRPYIFCHMMTSVDGKIMGSYMGTTEGNKASGVFYNIAFGKNPYYKHQGWLSGRVTTDDNFTNYRKPELDENAPTVPEGDFIAERHTDKYYVSVDPYGKLGWESNILTYIDTTADVLEVLTGKASNAYKAFLRKLGISYIIAGEESLDYTVAMEKVKTLFGIETLMLGGGGVLNWSFMQAGMCDELSLVIAPVADGSSETPALFETRGGLAADHPIGFTLESAEVKDGGSVWLRYTMKK
- a CDS encoding alpha/beta hydrolase encodes the protein MPQTGNYIFELSDKVIRKSVSYRNRYGITISADLYIEKDFDEHKKYPAVIIGAPYGGVKEQGPGIYAQNMAERGFAALSFDPSFNGYSGGHPRHVSSPDFFVEDFSAAVDYIGTQVFVDRSKIGAIGICGSGGFALSAAQVDRRIKAVATISMYDMSRVNSDGMTDEERNARLDDLNEQRYIDFEADFPVLSQRGAPIGFDAATDPIGIEFGEFYSTPRGYHPNSITQFTATSSMSFMNFPLLTYIKTISPRPILFIVGENAHSRFFSEDALKEALEPKELYIVPNANHVDLYDKTDLIPFDKLETFFTTA
- a CDS encoding MerR family transcriptional regulator, with protein sequence MLYTVGEMAKKLNVAPSTLRYYDKEGLLPFVERSGGGIRMFKDEDFEWLSTIECLKKAGMSIKDIKFFIDWCIEGDSTIEQRLTLIDKQHESVLNQIKQMQETLNMLEYKHWYYETARKAGTCAVHAAMEEKDIPKEFRSAREKSKGLTNTKK